Genomic window (Chromatiales bacterium):
CGCCGCCTCCAGGAAGCGATGGAACTCATAGTTTGATAGCGACTGACCCGACAGGTTGACGTTCAGGGTCGTGTAGGGCGCGGCTCCGCGATCCCGTTGCAGCCGTTCGATGACACGGGTTACGACAAAGCGGTCGATCTCCGGCATCATGCGGTAGCGTTCAGCCGCGGCGATGAACGCACCCGGCGGGATGATCTCGTCGTCGTCGCCACGCATGCGCAGCAGGATCTCGCCCATGCGCTCGTCTTCACTCGTGCCACGCACGGGCATGATCGGTTGCACATACAGCAGCAGGCGATCCTCGGCCAGCGCCGCCTGCAGGCGCGTGAGCCAGCGCCCGAGCAGCTGCTGCTCGGCGAGTCGCGGGTCGGCCGCGGAGTACCGATACACCACACCGCCGCCCTGGTCCTTCGCCAGATAACAGGCCGCATCGGCATTGCTCAGCAGCTGCGCTGCGCTGAGTTCTCCGGAATCGATCATGACCATGCCGACACTCGCACCGATTGCGTAGACATCGCCGCCCCAGGCGAGCCGATACTCCGTCACGGCCCCGACGAGCGCATGCGCCAGCGACGCGGCGGCGTGTTCATCCGTGTCACGCATGAGCACGGCAAACTCGTCACCGCCGATACGCCCGGCAATTCCGGCGTCACCGACCGCGGTTTGGATGCGGCGGGCGATCTCGGTCAACAGATGATCGCCCGCGGCATGGCCGCAGGTGTCGTTCAGCACCTTGAACTTGTCGAGGTCCATGAACATCAATGCATGCCGGGCGTCTGCCTTGCGGCTGACCACGGCGGATTGCAGGCGCCGTTCGAACTCGCGGCGACTCATCAGGTGGGTGAGCCCGTCATGCGAGGCCTGAAAACGCATCTTGCGATTGAGATTCCGGATCTCGGTCTGGTCATGCAGCACCAGCACCATGCCCCCGGGCGCCGCATCCATATCCGCTTCTTCGCTGTCACCGCCGCCTTCGATCGGCGCGACCGAAACCGCGACCGACAGACGCAACACCCCGTCGCGGCGGACCACGACCAGGTCGTCCGGCGGCTGTACCGCCGCGGGGTCACGCAACCAGGTATCCAGATCAATTGGCTGGTTGGTTCGCTCGGAACCAATCACGACAATCTCACGCACCGGCCGCCCGGCGGCCTCGGCCAGGGTCCAGCCCGTGAGCTCCTCGGCGCGGGGGTTCAGGTAGTCCACGATGCCGTCTCGATCAGTCGAGACCACGGCGTCGGCAATGGCCTCGAGAGTCACGTGCGCGCGCTCGCGCTCTTCCGAAAGTGCGAGTTCGATGCGGGCGCGTTCCCCCGCCACGGTTTCCAGCGTGAGCGTGGCTTCTTTCGTGCGCGAGCGCTCGCGCATCAGCGAGCGCGCGAGCTGGCGATTGATCATGCCGGCCTCGATGGATTCGACCATGAGCTTGCCCCAGCGCCGGCTGATCAGCAGCAGAGCGCCCAGCCCGACCAGCAGCACGGCACCGAGCGCGATCTCGGCGACACCGCCGCGCACGGCGAACGCAGCCGCGGCGGGCGCCAGCATCGGTCCGGCGAGCAGGCCATAGCTGAGGGTGTGGGGCGCGACCACGGCAATGGAAACCGTCGCCATCCCGACGATGATCAGCGTGACGGAAATCGCTTCGAGCTGCGGCGCAAAGACCGCGGCCAGGGTGCCCATGCTGCCCCAGAGGATGCCGTTACCGAGCATCATCGCGGCGTAGCGCGTGAGCCATTTCGGCAGCTCGTCCACTGCACGCATCTTGCTACGAAAACGCCGCACGACACCGTAGCGCACTGCGTACAGCACTGCGCCGACCAGCCACCACGCCGTCAGCGCGGCCTTGGGCAGATGGGGCCAGATCAGGATGGTGATGATGACGGCCGCGAACGCCCCACCACCGGTGGTATTGAGCGCCTGGGCGTAGAGCAGCCGGACGCGGCGCGCGAGCAGCGCATCAGCAGTCGGCGACGGAAGTACGTCGTTCGCACGAACGACCCGCGGCGCCGTTGACGTAGTGGTGCCCTGCATCAGGCGCCCGTGGTTCAAGAGGGCCGGCCCAGAGTCTAGGTGCTCGTAGTGTTCCGCCGGCTTCGTGAATTTCGGTGCGCGCCCCCGCACGCACGACCGAATCGAGTATAGCAGCGCCGTTTGGCGACCGAGGAAGCCGGCGCCTGTGTCGGACAGGGTGTCCATGCGCTGGATCTGGGCCCTGCCGGCGCCGCCGGGCTGTAGGACAGCGGCTTCACCACCATCCGGCCGTGATCAAATCGACAGCGACTCAGCGTCCCCTGCGTCGCGACGCGGCAATGCGCATGCGCAATGCGTTGAGCTTGATGAAGCCGCCGGCGTCCTTCTGGTCGTACGCACCGGCGTCTTCCTCAAACGTCGCGATCGCGGCGTTGAACAGGCTGTCGCTCTCCGACTTGCGCCCGGCCACGCTCACGCCGCCCTTGTAGAGCTTCAGACGCACGCTGCCGTTCACGTTCGCCTGCGATGCATCGATCAGGCCCTGGAGCATTTCCCGCTCGGGACTCCACCAGTAGCCGTTGTAGATCAGGCTCGCGTAGCGCGGCATGAGTTCGTCCTTGAGATGGGCCGCTTCGCGGTCCAGCGTCAGCGACTCGATCGCACGATGCGCCTTGAGCAGCACGGTGCCACCGGGCGTTTCGTAGCAGCCGCGTGACTTCATGCCCACATAGCGGTTTTCGACGATGTCCGCCCGGCCGATGCCGTGTGCGCCGGCGATCCGGTTGAGCTCGGCGAGCAGCGACGCGCCGCTCATGCGCTTGCCGTCCAGCGCCACCGGGTCGCCGCGCTCGTATTCGAGTTCGATGTACTGCGCGGCATCCGGCGCCGCTTCCGGTGCCACGCTCCAGCGCCACATGTCGTCCTCGGCCTCGACCCAGGGGTCTTCCAACGGACCGCCCTCATAGGAGATGTGCAGCAGGTTCGCGTCCATCGAATACGGCGAGCCGCGCCCGCGTTTCATCTCGACGGGAATGCCGTGCTGCTCGGCGTAGGCCAGCAGCTTCTCACGCGAGTTCAGCGTCCACTCACGCCATGGCGCAATGATCCGCACGTCGGGTTTGAGCGCGTAGGCGCCCAGTTCGAAGCGGACCTGGTCGTTGCCCTTGCCGGTCGCGCCGTGCGAGATGGCATCCGCGCCGGTTTCCTCGGCGATCTCGACCAGCCGCCGCGCAATCAGCGGGCGCGCGATCGAGGTGCCGAGCAGATACTCGCCCTCATAGATCGCGTTCGCGCGAAACATCGGAAACACGTATTCCGCGACAAAGCGCTCGCGCAGGTCGTCGATGTAAATCTCGCGCACGCCCATGGCCTTGGCCTTCGCGCGCGCGGGTTCGAGTTCCTCACCCTGTCCGATGTCGGCCGTGAAGGTCACGACCTCGCAGCCGTAGGTCTCCTGCAGCCACTTCAGGATCACGGAGGTATCCAGACCGCCGGAGTACGCCAGAACGACCTTTTCGACCTTGGACATGGTGTTGGAGGGGGTTGCCGCAAAGCGCGCGATTATACGCGGGCGCGTTGCGCGGGGCGTCGGCGGGCGGGGGACCCGGGCCGTACCAGTGGCGGGTCAGCGCGAGCGACACCGATGCGCCGGGCGCTTTGTGGTGTAATTTGGGCTTCTTCAGCGATCCGCACCGGGGAGGAACCGCAGCATGTCCGCCGAGGGTTATCACGAGCCAGTCAACGAACTTTCCGATGAAACCCGCGACATGCACCGGGCCATCCAGTCGCTCATGGAGGAACTCGAGGCGGTCGACTGGTACAACCAGCGCGTCAACGCCTGCAAGGATCCGGAACTCGCGGCAATCCTCGCCCACAACCGCGACGAGGAAAAGGAGCACGCGGCCATGGTGCTGGAATGGATCCGCCGGCACGATCCCGTCATGTCGAAGGAACTCGGGGAGGTGCTGTTCTCGGAGGGATCGATCATGGATCACGAACACGGCGAACGCGACTGAACCCAGCAGCGTCCCCGCCAGCGCCGCACAAGCCATGAACGCAACGGCCCAGGCCGTGAACGGCCCGGTGTTCATCGTCGGCGCCCCGCGTTCGGGGACCTCCCTGTTGCACTGGTCCCTGCTCGAACACCCGGACTTCTGGGGCAGCGAGGAGACCGAATTCCTGCGACCCATCGCGCAGGCCGTGGAACAGGGCTACACCGAGGGCACGCGGTTCAATGACCACAGCTGGCTCACCGCACAGGGCGTCGACCAAGCCGAATTCGCCCAGGCAGTCGGCAGCGGGCTGGATGCGCTGTTCCGCTCACGCTCGGGCGGACGACGCTGGGTCGACCAGACACCGCTCTACGTTCACATCGGCGCCCCACTCGCGCAGATGTTTCCGGATGCGCGATTTCTGTTTCTGGTGCGCGACGGGCGCAAGGTGGTCAGCTCCATGCGGCGCATGTGGGGCTGGGACATGGAACGGGCTGCGCACATGTGGAACCGTGCCACCCGCAACGGCTTCCAACTCGCCGACTCACTGGGCGATCGCGTGCTGCGCGTGCATTTCGAGGCACTGATCTCGCGCCCGGAAGACAGCTTCTGGCGCATTCTGGAGTTTGTCGGTGCGCCCCAGAATCCGGCCTGCGCGGCCTACGTGCGCGACCGCCCGCCCATCAATGCAGCGCCCGGATCCCAGCACGAAACGGCCACGGACAAGCTGCGCTTTTCGCCGGCCGACTGGTCCGCCGAAGAACAGGCGCAGTTCGACGCCATTGCCACGGAAACCATGCGCGCCCTTGGCTATTACGAACAGGCGGCAGCGGCGCCGGCCAAGTAGCCCCTTGCCTCACGCCGACCCGCGCGGCGGCCGAAGGTAGCGACGGTCGTCGAAGCTCATGACCCACTGCGGCCGGTACACGACGAAAATCGCGAGCAGGAAACCGCCTGTAAACGCTTCGGGAAACGCGGCCAGCAGCAGGTAAGGACGATACAGTTCGTAGAGCATGTGTCGCGTCAACGCGCCGGCAAGATCAATACAAAATACGACCACGAATGCCGAGACGATCACGCTGAACGCCCCGGCCGCAAACCCGCCGGCAATCAGATAGACAAAGATGTTCTTTGGCAGCCAGCGTTCGATCGCCATGGCCCAGAGCCGCGCCGCGACGACCGGCATCAGGGCGACCGCCACATAGGCCGGGGCAATGGTCGTCCATGGTTGCCCGTGCGCGAGGACATGGGCGGCAACGACTGCCGCCAGCCCGATCAGCGCGAAGGCCCAGCCGAACATGTAGGTCAGCACGGCCGCGCCGATCAGATGCAGGTGCCCGCCCTCCGGCAGCTCGGCGCGGATCTGCCAGATCGCCAGGGTGATGCAAAGGCCAGCCAGCCACGCGCTGACGTCGGCCGGATTGCGCAGATGAAACCAGGGCGCCCGCCACGCGGCGGCGACGAGCGCGATGACGGTCAGCGCCCACCCCGCTGCAATCCAGCTCGACCCGAGCCACTCGCCGGGCAGGTCCATCAGCCTGCATCCCCGCCCAGCAGCGCCGCGCGCAGGCTCAGCACGATGCGCGCACTCACGCCCCAGAGGTGCTCGCCGTCGTGGTCGTGAAAATGCACGACCGGGAGCCGGCAGCCCCAGTCGTGCAGATCGTGCTCGCGCACCTCGAAGTTGCGCGTATCAAGCAGCCACGCGAGCGGGATCGTGAACACGCGCTCGACTTCACGCGCATCGGGCCGCGGTACGAACGGAGGTGCCACGGCACCCACCCAGGGACGAACGACGAAATTGCTGACCGAGCGATACTCCGGCAGCGCGCCCAGCACGGTGACATCGTCCGGGCTGAGGCCGACTTCCTCATGCGCTTCGCGCAGCGCCGCGGCGCAGGCATCAGCATCGCCGGCGTCGATCCGGCCACCCGGAAACGCCACCTGACCACTGTGCCGATCCGCGGGGTGACACGCCCGCCGGATGAACAGGACCTCCGGCCCCGCGGCGCCGAGAATCAGCGGAACGAGCACGGCCGCGGGCGTCGGCGGGCGATCGAAGAACCCGTCCGGATACGGCTCGCGCCAGCGTTCCGGGCGATACGCGCCCAGCCGCCGCGCGATTTCCGCGGGCCCGAGACCGGCCAGTTCGGTTAAGGATCCAGCCACCGGGTCAGGTAGTAGAGCCGCAGGCCTTCCGACGACACTGAAGGACCATAGACCTCGGCCGCATGCCGGTTGTGTTCGGGATCGGCACCGGCGCGTGCCTCGGCCTCAGTGGCACAGACCTCGACAACCCCGGCCGGAAACCGCGCGCGCTTGCGCCGCGGGGCATGGATCACGGCATATCGCACTTCAAGCGATCGCGACTGGGGGTCGACGATGATCTTCGGCATCACCCGGAGACCTGTTCGGCAAGCCACATGCGCAGGCGCAGTCCGGCGCCCGTGACATAGCCACGCTCGACGAACCGCATGCGCCCGTCGGCGTCGATCACGAACGACATCGGCACCCCGCGCACGCCCCAGCGTTCACCGAGCGCGCCGCTTTCATCAAGCAGCACCGGAAACGCGGCGCCCTGCTCGCGCAGATAGGCGCCAACCTCGGCCGCGTCGCCGGACTGCATGGCCACGCTGATCACCTCGTAGTCGCGCGCCAGCGCATCGATCGAATCCAGCTCCAGCCTGCAGATGGGGCACCAGCTGGCCCAGAAATGCACCAGCACGACCCGTCCCGGCGGCGCTTCGCCGGACAGCGCAACGCTCGACCCGTCAAGCATGCGTCCACCCAGCGCGGGCGCCGGATCGCCGGCCCGCACCCAGCCGATCACGAACTGCGCGATCGCGATCGCAACGAGCAGGCCAAGGAACTGCGCGCCGAACACCAGCCAGCGACGGCGACGTGCTTCAGCCATCGCGCAACGCGCTCACAGTCCGCTCAGGTCCAGCCGCGTATAGCCGGCCGGCAGCTCGAACAGGCGCGCGTCCACGGTCGCGTCCGTATCGAAACGCGCGAGCTCCCGC
Coding sequences:
- a CDS encoding protein disulfide oxidoreductase, coding for MAEARRRRWLVFGAQFLGLLVAIAIAQFVIGWVRAGDPAPALGGRMLDGSSVALSGEAPPGRVVLVHFWASWCPICRLELDSIDALARDYEVISVAMQSGDAAEVGAYLREQGAAFPVLLDESGALGERWGVRGVPMSFVIDADGRMRFVERGYVTGAGLRLRMWLAEQVSG
- a CDS encoding energy-coupling factor ABC transporter permease, giving the protein MDLPGEWLGSSWIAAGWALTVIALVAAAWRAPWFHLRNPADVSAWLAGLCITLAIWQIRAELPEGGHLHLIGAAVLTYMFGWAFALIGLAAVVAAHVLAHGQPWTTIAPAYVAVALMPVVAARLWAMAIERWLPKNIFVYLIAGGFAAGAFSVIVSAFVVVFCIDLAGALTRHMLYELYRPYLLLAAFPEAFTGGFLLAIFVVYRPQWVMSFDDRRYLRPPRGSA
- a CDS encoding ferritin, which gives rise to MSAEGYHEPVNELSDETRDMHRAIQSLMEELEAVDWYNQRVNACKDPELAAILAHNRDEEKEHAAMVLEWIRRHDPVMSKELGEVLFSEGSIMDHEHGERD
- a CDS encoding argininosuccinate synthase gives rise to the protein MSKVEKVVLAYSGGLDTSVILKWLQETYGCEVVTFTADIGQGEELEPARAKAKAMGVREIYIDDLRERFVAEYVFPMFRANAIYEGEYLLGTSIARPLIARRLVEIAEETGADAISHGATGKGNDQVRFELGAYALKPDVRIIAPWREWTLNSREKLLAYAEQHGIPVEMKRGRGSPYSMDANLLHISYEGGPLEDPWVEAEDDMWRWSVAPEAAPDAAQYIELEYERGDPVALDGKRMSGASLLAELNRIAGAHGIGRADIVENRYVGMKSRGCYETPGGTVLLKAHRAIESLTLDREAAHLKDELMPRYASLIYNGYWWSPEREMLQGLIDASQANVNGSVRLKLYKGGVSVAGRKSESDSLFNAAIATFEEDAGAYDQKDAGGFIKLNALRMRIAASRRRGR
- a CDS encoding EAL domain-containing protein; translated protein: MQGTTTSTAPRVVRANDVLPSPTADALLARRVRLLYAQALNTTGGGAFAAVIITILIWPHLPKAALTAWWLVGAVLYAVRYGVVRRFRSKMRAVDELPKWLTRYAAMMLGNGILWGSMGTLAAVFAPQLEAISVTLIIVGMATVSIAVVAPHTLSYGLLAGPMLAPAAAAFAVRGGVAEIALGAVLLVGLGALLLISRRWGKLMVESIEAGMINRQLARSLMRERSRTKEATLTLETVAGERARIELALSEERERAHVTLEAIADAVVSTDRDGIVDYLNPRAEELTGWTLAEAAGRPVREIVVIGSERTNQPIDLDTWLRDPAAVQPPDDLVVVRRDGVLRLSVAVSVAPIEGGGDSEEADMDAAPGGMVLVLHDQTEIRNLNRKMRFQASHDGLTHLMSRREFERRLQSAVVSRKADARHALMFMDLDKFKVLNDTCGHAAGDHLLTEIARRIQTAVGDAGIAGRIGGDEFAVLMRDTDEHAAASLAHALVGAVTEYRLAWGGDVYAIGASVGMVMIDSGELSAAQLLSNADAACYLAKDQGGGVVYRYSAADPRLAEQQLLGRWLTRLQAALAEDRLLLYVQPIMPVRGTSEDERMGEILLRMRGDDDEIIPPGAFIAAAERYRMMPEIDRFVVTRVIERLQRDRGAAPYTTLNVNLSGQSLSNYEFHRFLEAALDAASDCARWLCFEVTESAVMSNVDEALAFMRRIGERGCRFALDDFGSGLSSLTYLKRLPVDFLKIDGSFIREISSSEIDFRMVESVANWSRVLGIRTVAEYVEDPRVLGTLAELRIDFAQGFAIGRPAPFEPPAVVEAKNDRNRAVPDAATATASSAPARTA
- a CDS encoding CoA pyrophosphatase yields the protein MAGSLTELAGLGPAEIARRLGAYRPERWREPYPDGFFDRPPTPAAVLVPLILGAAGPEVLFIRRACHPADRHSGQVAFPGGRIDAGDADACAAALREAHEEVGLSPDDVTVLGALPEYRSVSNFVVRPWVGAVAPPFVPRPDAREVERVFTIPLAWLLDTRNFEVREHDLHDWGCRLPVVHFHDHDGEHLWGVSARIVLSLRAALLGGDAG
- a CDS encoding sulfotransferase, with amino-acid sequence MNATAQAVNGPVFIVGAPRSGTSLLHWSLLEHPDFWGSEETEFLRPIAQAVEQGYTEGTRFNDHSWLTAQGVDQAEFAQAVGSGLDALFRSRSGGRRWVDQTPLYVHIGAPLAQMFPDARFLFLVRDGRKVVSSMRRMWGWDMERAAHMWNRATRNGFQLADSLGDRVLRVHFEALISRPEDSFWRILEFVGAPQNPACAAYVRDRPPINAAPGSQHETATDKLRFSPADWSAEEQAQFDAIATETMRALGYYEQAAAAPAK